One Pirellulales bacterium genomic region harbors:
- a CDS encoding NAD-dependent epimerase/dehydratase family protein — MAKVLVTGGAGFIGSHLTDSLLARGDTVTVVDDESTGNSANLAAARQSERFRFVSGSVADRELVHRLIADVDSVYHLAAAVGVQLIARDPVRTIETNIYPTELILAALKARHDRGESVKLFLASTSEVYGKNPRPSWTEEDDLVFGPTTKARWSYGVSKAIDEFLALAYAREHGLPLVIARFFNVVGPRQSGAYGMVLPRLVNAALAGGPLVVHDDGQQVRCFAHVADVVAAVITLMEMPSALGRVFNIGSDHPVKILDLARRVAVAIDPALAIQFQSYSEAYSADFEDVRSRVPDLTRLRSTIDFQLRYDLDAIIHDVIASRRDVCTGRESASRDSKDRG; from the coding sequence TTGGCGAAGGTTTTGGTGACCGGCGGGGCCGGTTTTATCGGAAGTCATTTGACCGATTCCCTGCTGGCCCGCGGCGACACGGTGACGGTTGTCGACGACGAGTCGACGGGCAACTCTGCGAACCTAGCAGCGGCCCGCCAATCAGAACGGTTTCGCTTCGTGTCCGGTTCTGTTGCCGATCGCGAACTGGTGCATCGGTTAATAGCGGATGTCGATAGCGTCTACCACCTGGCGGCGGCCGTGGGAGTGCAATTGATCGCACGGGACCCGGTCCGCACGATCGAGACGAATATTTATCCCACCGAGTTGATCCTGGCCGCGCTCAAGGCCCGTCACGATCGGGGTGAATCCGTCAAGTTGTTTCTGGCCAGCACCAGCGAAGTGTACGGCAAGAATCCTCGGCCCAGTTGGACCGAGGAGGACGACCTGGTCTTCGGACCCACGACTAAAGCCCGCTGGTCGTACGGCGTGTCGAAAGCGATCGACGAATTTCTCGCCCTGGCCTATGCGCGTGAGCATGGACTGCCGCTGGTCATCGCGCGATTCTTCAACGTCGTCGGTCCGCGGCAAAGCGGGGCTTACGGCATGGTGCTCCCGCGACTGGTCAACGCCGCGCTTGCCGGTGGCCCGCTGGTGGTTCATGACGATGGCCAGCAGGTTCGCTGCTTTGCTCACGTGGCTGACGTCGTTGCGGCGGTGATCACCCTGATGGAAATGCCGTCGGCGTTGGGGAGAGTCTTCAACATCGGCAGCGATCATCCCGTGAAGATTCTCGATTTGGCCCGCCGGGTAGCGGTGGCGATCGATCCGGCGCTCGCCATCCAATTCCAGAGCTACTCCGAGGCGTATTCGGCCGATTTCGAGGACGTTCGCAGCCGTGTGCCGGACCTGACTCGGCTACGCAGCACGATCGATTTCCAATTGCGCTACGACCTGGACGCGATTATCCACGATGTGATTGCGTCGCGACGCGACGTGTGTACTGGTCGAGAATCTGCTTCTCGTGATTCAAAAGATCGCGGGTGA
- a CDS encoding aldo/keto reductase has translation MRESRHGFERRDFLKSGLIAAAGTAALGQRLATAAAPAEKSIELTEAKLPSRKFGKTGHTLPILGMGGSAMVRLFTSAYGVELLPVDDRVAMVRHAYDSGLRYFDTARVYGESESIMGRGLKGVRDNVYLATKCHMTDPGQVRKCVETSLEQLGTDYVDCVQIHSPPIERVGFEGGMKIHAELAKLRDEKMLRFIGLTTHVAFEDVLKMIGTAGFDQVLLAYGYFRRGMDTILSNPKVEYRDMCLAKAADLGMAIVAMKVMGANIFSHNSKNLVADSDPAVLDKLPAAAIRWVLQDPRISMLNIGVSMPSDIDQNLATLTGNLAYTNDDRTLLAEFSAKAYASETVQKMKVT, from the coding sequence ATGCGCGAATCACGGCACGGCTTCGAACGGCGCGATTTCTTGAAGTCAGGCCTGATCGCGGCTGCCGGAACCGCGGCGCTCGGACAACGTCTCGCGACAGCCGCCGCCCCTGCCGAGAAATCGATCGAACTGACCGAGGCGAAACTGCCGTCGAGAAAGTTCGGCAAAACCGGCCACACACTGCCGATCCTGGGCATGGGAGGCTCGGCCATGGTGCGGCTCTTTACGAGTGCCTACGGCGTCGAGTTGCTGCCCGTCGACGATCGCGTTGCGATGGTCCGACACGCCTACGACAGCGGCTTGCGCTACTTCGATACAGCCCGCGTTTATGGCGAGAGCGAATCGATCATGGGTCGCGGATTGAAAGGCGTGCGCGACAATGTTTACCTGGCCACGAAGTGCCACATGACCGATCCCGGCCAGGTGCGCAAGTGCGTCGAGACATCGCTCGAACAGCTCGGCACCGATTACGTCGATTGCGTGCAAATTCACAGTCCGCCCATCGAGCGAGTTGGCTTCGAGGGAGGGATGAAGATCCATGCCGAACTCGCCAAGCTGCGCGATGAGAAGATGCTGCGCTTCATCGGGCTGACAACGCACGTCGCCTTCGAGGACGTGCTGAAGATGATCGGCACCGCCGGATTCGACCAGGTGCTGCTGGCCTATGGTTACTTCCGCCGCGGGATGGATACGATCCTTTCGAACCCGAAGGTTGAATACCGCGACATGTGCCTGGCTAAAGCGGCCGATTTGGGCATGGCGATCGTCGCCATGAAGGTGATGGGGGCGAACATCTTTAGCCACAACTCGAAGAACCTGGTGGCTGACTCCGATCCGGCCGTGCTGGACAAGTTGCCCGCCGCGGCGATCCGCTGGGTGCTGCAGGATCCGCGTATCTCGATGTTGAACATCGGCGTGTCGATGCCCTCGGACATCGATCAGAACCTGGCAACGCTCACTGGCAACCTGGCCTACACGAACGATGATCGCACGTTATTGGCGGAGTTCTCAGCCAAGGCCTACGCTAGTGAAACCGTGCAGAAGATGAAGGTGACGTGA
- a CDS encoding MFS transporter, with the protein MHQPTTEKAPAEPAAGASGSYKWWVVGMLWFICFFNYADREVISVTFPLLQEQFGFSKYELGWIKSSFMIVYAVSAPFAGQVGDRMSRKLVILSGLYVWSAITGFTAVCRNFWHFIFVRASEGLGETFYFPASMSLVSDYHGKSTRSRAMAIHQTGVYAGIIGGGAIGGWMGEKFGWQTPFIFLGAAGVVLGLILAAFIREPVRNQAEILEGDTDVQPVETKPISMAAFLQYLLKTPTAVVLLIVFPSANFVAWGVLTWMPTYLHENFDMSVTRAAIVGTFYIQIGSVTGTIAGGFLADFWRRFALGGRVATQAAGLLVGAPAVYYCGVADTANALIAAMVVFGFCKGIYDSNIWAAIYDVVPAARRGTIVGVANFVGWMAGAGGPILVGGAVDQGRITLGAAIAMMGTVYVVIGGLTLVCALFLTPRDVRRAARVE; encoded by the coding sequence GTGCATCAACCCACCACTGAGAAAGCGCCGGCTGAACCAGCGGCGGGCGCCAGCGGATCTTACAAGTGGTGGGTCGTCGGGATGCTGTGGTTTATCTGTTTTTTCAATTACGCCGATCGCGAAGTGATCTCGGTCACTTTTCCGCTTTTGCAGGAGCAGTTCGGCTTCTCGAAATATGAGCTGGGCTGGATCAAGTCGTCGTTCATGATCGTGTACGCCGTTTCGGCCCCCTTTGCCGGCCAGGTGGGCGACCGCATGAGCCGCAAGCTCGTGATTCTGAGTGGCCTGTATGTATGGAGCGCGATTACGGGCTTCACGGCCGTGTGCCGCAACTTCTGGCACTTCATCTTCGTACGAGCTTCCGAAGGTCTGGGCGAGACGTTCTACTTTCCCGCGTCCATGTCTTTGGTTAGTGACTATCACGGCAAGAGCACGCGATCGCGCGCCATGGCCATCCATCAAACGGGCGTTTATGCCGGCATCATCGGTGGCGGAGCCATCGGCGGCTGGATGGGGGAAAAGTTCGGCTGGCAAACCCCGTTCATCTTTCTTGGAGCGGCTGGCGTGGTGCTAGGGCTGATTCTCGCGGCGTTCATCCGTGAACCGGTAAGGAACCAGGCCGAGATTCTCGAAGGGGATACTGACGTGCAGCCGGTCGAGACGAAGCCCATCTCGATGGCAGCCTTTCTGCAGTATTTGCTCAAAACTCCCACGGCCGTGGTGCTGTTGATCGTGTTTCCCAGCGCGAATTTCGTCGCTTGGGGTGTCTTGACCTGGATGCCAACGTACCTGCACGAGAATTTCGACATGTCGGTCACTCGGGCCGCCATCGTGGGCACGTTTTATATTCAGATCGGCAGCGTCACCGGTACCATCGCCGGCGGGTTTCTGGCAGATTTCTGGCGGCGGTTCGCCCTCGGAGGCCGTGTCGCGACACAGGCGGCAGGCCTGTTGGTCGGTGCCCCGGCGGTCTACTATTGCGGAGTCGCGGACACTGCCAACGCTTTGATCGCGGCGATGGTCGTGTTCGGCTTCTGCAAAGGAATCTACGATTCGAACATCTGGGCCGCGATTTACGACGTAGTACCCGCAGCCCGCCGCGGCACAATTGTGGGCGTTGCAAACTTCGTGGGATGGATGGCCGGAGCGGGAGGGCCGATTCTGGTCGGCGGAGCGGTTGACCAGGGACGGATCACGCTGGGCGCCGCGATTGCCATGATGGGAACCGTTTACGTGGTGATCGGTGGACTGACGCTAGTGTGCGCCTTGTTTCTCACGCCTCGCGACGTCCGCCGTGCCGCTCGCGTAGAATGA
- the asnB gene encoding asparagine synthase (glutamine-hydrolyzing) translates to MCGIVAMFSRSGPVSVPALERGMQTLHHRGPDGQRHWVAPHGRVALGHTRLSIIDLKTGDQPIANEDERLHIIVNGEFYDFERIQRELTARGHTLRTHSDSEIALHLYEDYGASALQELRGEFAIILWDEANGTLMAVRDRFGVKPLYYAQVGDTLYFASEAKALFAAGVPARWDHESFFQISHVYFDQDRSLFQGVRQVPPGCYLLATQQHTQIVRYWDFDYPRIDEPRPALSDAEHIERMRATLDEAVRIRLRADVPVGCYLSGGLDSCALLGIAAAHRSDPIEAFTLCFDVDSYNEEFVAQEMAEHAHANFHPLPIKQTQLADNFSDAIWHSETLTANPHGVAKFLLSQMVRDHGFKVVLTGEGSDEILGGYAHFRRDMLLYNSAGQDPNEVERLLKELTDSNQVSRGVLLPNGEPLPMDSVKRTLGFVPSWLEVRSANAVRYRRLLRPEFLSEFADRDPFRVFLNRFDVRGQLSGREPVNQSLYLWTKTMLANYLLNMLGDRMEMAHSIEGRVPFLDHKVVELVRDLPVAMKIRGMTEKYVLREAAKPFITDTIYRRQKHPFLAPPSGLEQTGRLSQLMNDTLRGPALESQPFYDPKAVLGVLDRMPTLDEQKRSGASYLLTHVLSACVLQERYKL, encoded by the coding sequence ATGTGTGGCATTGTTGCCATGTTCTCGCGCAGCGGCCCCGTTTCGGTCCCCGCGCTCGAGCGGGGTATGCAAACCCTGCACCATCGCGGGCCGGATGGTCAACGGCATTGGGTGGCGCCGCACGGTCGGGTGGCCCTCGGGCATACACGTCTGAGCATCATCGACCTGAAGACGGGGGACCAGCCGATCGCCAACGAAGATGAGCGGCTGCACATCATCGTCAACGGCGAGTTCTACGATTTCGAACGCATCCAGCGCGAGCTAACGGCGCGCGGCCACACGCTGCGTACTCATTCCGACAGTGAAATCGCGCTGCACCTGTATGAGGATTACGGCGCCTCGGCGCTGCAGGAACTGCGTGGCGAGTTCGCCATCATCCTGTGGGACGAGGCCAACGGAACGTTAATGGCCGTTCGCGACCGGTTTGGCGTCAAGCCGCTGTATTACGCGCAGGTCGGCGACACGCTCTATTTCGCCTCGGAGGCCAAGGCCTTGTTCGCTGCTGGAGTCCCGGCGCGGTGGGATCACGAATCATTCTTTCAGATTTCGCACGTCTATTTCGACCAGGACCGTTCGCTGTTCCAGGGCGTTCGCCAGGTCCCACCCGGCTGCTATTTGCTGGCCACGCAGCAACACACGCAAATCGTCCGTTATTGGGATTTCGACTATCCGCGCATCGATGAACCGCGTCCCGCGCTCAGTGACGCCGAGCATATTGAGCGCATGCGAGCTACGCTGGACGAGGCTGTCCGCATTCGCCTGCGAGCCGACGTCCCCGTCGGGTGCTACCTGAGTGGCGGGCTGGATAGCTGTGCCCTGCTGGGCATCGCCGCGGCGCACCGCAGTGATCCGATCGAAGCCTTTACCCTCTGCTTTGACGTCGATTCCTACAACGAGGAATTTGTGGCCCAGGAGATGGCCGAGCACGCACATGCCAATTTCCATCCGCTGCCGATCAAGCAGACACAACTGGCCGACAATTTCTCGGACGCCATCTGGCACAGCGAGACGCTGACGGCCAATCCGCACGGTGTGGCCAAATTCCTGCTCAGTCAGATGGTGCGCGATCACGGCTTCAAGGTCGTGCTCACGGGCGAAGGATCCGATGAGATCCTGGGTGGGTATGCCCATTTCCGCCGCGACATGCTGCTGTATAACTCGGCCGGGCAAGATCCCAACGAGGTCGAACGGCTGCTGAAAGAGCTGACCGATAGCAATCAGGTCTCCCGTGGCGTCCTCTTGCCCAACGGCGAGCCGCTGCCGATGGATAGCGTAAAGCGCACATTGGGCTTCGTGCCGTCGTGGCTGGAAGTTCGCTCTGCAAACGCTGTGCGCTATCGTCGCCTGCTGCGGCCGGAATTCTTGTCCGAATTTGCTGATCGCGATCCCTTCCGTGTATTCCTGAATCGCTTTGACGTGCGCGGGCAGCTCAGCGGGCGCGAGCCTGTGAATCAGTCGCTCTACTTGTGGACCAAGACGATGCTCGCCAACTACCTGCTGAACATGCTGGGAGATCGCATGGAGATGGCGCACTCGATCGAGGGACGCGTTCCCTTCCTGGACCACAAAGTGGTCGAGCTGGTACGTGATCTGCCCGTGGCTATGAAGATCCGCGGTATGACCGAGAAATACGTGCTCCGAGAGGCAGCCAAGCCGTTCATTACCGACACCATTTACCGGCGGCAGAAGCATCCGTTCCTGGCGCCGCCGTCAGGCTTGGAGCAGACAGGTCGGCTTAGCCAGTTGATGAACGACACTCTGCGTGGGCCGGCACTTGAATCGCAACCGTTTTATGACCCCAAGGCCGTATTGGGCGTACTTGACCGCATGCCCACCCTGGACGAACAAAAGCGGAGCGGCGCGAGCTATCTGCTTACCCACGTGTTGAGCGCGTGCGTTTTGCAAGAACGATACAAACTATAG
- a CDS encoding nitroreductase yields the protein MIRERRSVRGFFADRPVPRQVLDEALELAQRAPSNCNVQPWRVFIASGPARDRLRAALCQAVAEGQMPDADDALDAFAGVYRKLQVDCAVTMYREMGIARDDYEGRMRATLRNFELFDAPHVAIVCMQKAFGVRVALDVGAYVQTLLLALWSRGVASCAQASLSSYPGIIRRELSISDDLRIVCGISFGYEDPSVLANRTRQARDPMSANVTFLDA from the coding sequence ATGATTCGTGAGAGGCGTAGCGTACGCGGCTTTTTTGCTGATCGGCCGGTGCCGCGCCAGGTGTTGGACGAAGCGTTAGAACTGGCACAGCGTGCTCCCTCGAACTGCAACGTGCAGCCGTGGCGAGTCTTCATCGCCAGTGGGCCGGCACGCGATAGGTTGCGGGCTGCTTTATGTCAGGCCGTGGCGGAGGGGCAAATGCCCGACGCCGACGATGCGCTCGACGCTTTCGCGGGCGTCTATCGCAAGCTGCAGGTCGATTGCGCGGTGACGATGTATCGCGAGATGGGCATCGCCCGCGACGATTACGAAGGTCGCATGCGAGCCACGCTGCGCAATTTCGAACTCTTCGACGCCCCGCACGTGGCCATTGTCTGCATGCAAAAAGCGTTTGGCGTACGCGTGGCACTCGATGTCGGGGCGTATGTGCAGACATTGCTCCTGGCGTTGTGGTCTCGCGGCGTGGCGAGTTGCGCCCAGGCGAGCCTCAGCAGCTATCCTGGCATCATCCGCCGCGAATTGTCGATCTCCGACGATTTGCGCATCGTGTGTGGCATCTCGTTCGGATATGAAGATCCGTCGGTGCTTGCCAATCGCACGCGGCAGGCTCGCGATCCGATGTCGGCGAACGTGACGTTCCTCGACGCCTGA
- a CDS encoding DUF1501 domain-containing protein, with product MPRGHLPSAWSRREVLRVGGLSILAGAGSQAVQAATSRSGAGDPQRRCIFILLQGGLSHIDLYDPKPQASEQIRGPFGTIDSSVPGLRLGEMLPQTAKIAHHVALVRSMEHDFNNHIAGTYVTLTGSNDQRNEDREARGEDFPGPGAVLNYLQRSPAAVPVSVSLPNWLSIPGPSNRMPGQYGGFLGNLTDPFLISGDPSKADFKPLDLTLPEYVPLDRMQSRWTLREQIDATTRHLENQLTQSHDRLRQSAYDLLIDPGFRDALDLSRESDAMRDRYGKTSLGQSLLLARRLVEAGVRMVSYNAFNQSWDSHGHIQNTYKHRVPPLDQAYSALIEDLASRGMLERTMVIKTGEFGRTPVINKEAGRDHWPSAYSCLLAGGGVRGGIVHGASDAKGAYVTSQPVAPADVLATMWSHLGVDPTTELRDRFDRPIVLCKGRVLHELL from the coding sequence ATGCCACGTGGCCATTTGCCTTCTGCTTGGAGCCGTCGCGAGGTTTTGCGTGTCGGCGGCTTGTCGATCCTGGCCGGCGCCGGCAGCCAGGCTGTGCAGGCGGCTACGTCCCGTTCAGGCGCGGGCGATCCGCAGCGGCGTTGCATTTTCATACTGCTGCAGGGCGGACTGAGCCATATCGATCTTTACGACCCAAAGCCACAGGCCAGCGAGCAGATTCGCGGTCCCTTCGGCACGATCGATTCCAGCGTACCGGGGCTGCGGCTGGGCGAGATGCTGCCGCAAACAGCCAAGATCGCGCATCACGTCGCGCTCGTGCGGTCGATGGAACATGATTTCAATAATCATATTGCGGGCACGTACGTCACGCTCACAGGCTCGAACGATCAACGCAATGAGGATCGCGAGGCGCGTGGCGAGGATTTCCCAGGTCCCGGCGCGGTGCTGAACTATCTACAGCGATCGCCGGCCGCGGTGCCCGTGAGTGTGTCGTTGCCCAACTGGTTGAGCATTCCTGGTCCGTCGAATCGTATGCCGGGACAATACGGCGGTTTTTTGGGAAACCTGACCGATCCGTTTTTAATTTCGGGCGATCCGAGCAAAGCCGATTTCAAGCCGCTCGACTTGACGCTGCCTGAGTACGTGCCGCTCGACCGGATGCAGTCTCGCTGGACCCTGCGCGAACAGATCGACGCCACGACCAGGCATTTGGAAAACCAATTGACACAATCGCACGATCGACTGCGTCAAAGCGCGTACGATCTGCTAATCGATCCAGGCTTTCGTGACGCTCTCGATCTTTCGCGCGAGTCGGACGCGATGCGCGACCGGTATGGAAAGACGTCGCTGGGGCAGTCATTGCTGCTTGCCCGGCGCCTGGTCGAGGCGGGCGTCCGCATGGTCTCGTACAACGCCTTCAACCAGTCTTGGGATTCGCACGGCCACATCCAGAACACGTATAAGCATCGAGTGCCCCCCCTCGATCAGGCCTATTCCGCGCTGATCGAAGACCTGGCATCGCGCGGGATGCTCGAGCGGACGATGGTTATCAAGACAGGGGAATTCGGTCGTACGCCGGTCATCAATAAAGAGGCGGGGCGGGATCATTGGCCGAGCGCCTACTCGTGCCTGCTGGCCGGCGGTGGCGTCCGCGGTGGAATTGTACACGGGGCCAGCGATGCCAAAGGCGCTTACGTAACAAGTCAGCCTGTGGCGCCGGCCGACGTGTTGGCCACGATGTGGTCGCATCTGGGGGTCGATCCCACGACCGAACTGCGCGATCGATTCGACCGGCCGATCGTGCTATGCAAGGGGCGCGTACTACACGAGTTGTTATAG
- a CDS encoding amidohydrolase family protein, protein MSDQPIPIIDAWANPAIKEMFDSVPEIARLFRQSGSAHLLEKGVSADEMVGMMDAAGIERVCMTTWARPGISITSNDRIAEFLHAYPKRFVGVATVNLEKPVEAVRELDRAVRQLGFKALRVIPWLWNRPPNDKLYYPLYVKCIELDIPFCTQVGHTGPLMPSEPGRPIPYIDEVALTFPELRILGGHIGYPWTDEMIALAWKHEHVYIDTSAYLPKYYPPQLIHFMNTYGADKVLFGTNFPMLSLEKCAAQARELPLKPETMAKFLRENALRVYKLAL, encoded by the coding sequence ATGTCCGATCAGCCGATTCCAATCATCGACGCCTGGGCCAACCCGGCCATCAAGGAGATGTTCGATTCCGTGCCCGAGATCGCGAGGCTGTTCCGCCAGTCGGGCTCCGCACACCTGTTGGAGAAAGGGGTAAGCGCCGACGAGATGGTGGGAATGATGGACGCCGCCGGCATCGAACGGGTGTGCATGACCACCTGGGCTCGACCTGGCATTTCGATCACCAGCAACGATCGCATTGCCGAGTTTCTGCACGCCTATCCGAAACGTTTTGTCGGCGTGGCGACGGTGAACTTAGAGAAACCAGTCGAGGCAGTGCGCGAGCTGGATCGTGCCGTGCGGCAGTTGGGCTTCAAGGCGCTGCGCGTGATTCCTTGGCTGTGGAATCGCCCGCCGAATGACAAGCTGTACTATCCGCTGTACGTAAAGTGCATCGAACTGGATATTCCGTTTTGCACGCAAGTCGGACACACAGGCCCCTTGATGCCGTCTGAACCGGGGCGCCCGATTCCTTACATCGACGAAGTGGCGTTGACATTTCCTGAGTTGCGAATTCTTGGTGGGCACATTGGCTATCCGTGGACGGACGAGATGATCGCGCTGGCCTGGAAACACGAGCACGTGTACATCGATACGAGCGCCTACCTGCCGAAATATTACCCGCCGCAACTCATCCATTTCATGAACACGTACGGCGCGGACAAGGTGCTGTTCGGCACGAACTTCCCAATGCTCTCGCTGGAAAAATGCGCGGCGCAGGCTCGCGAGTTGCCGCTAAAACCGGAAACGATGGCAAAGTTCTTGCGCGAAAATGCCCTGCGCGTTTACAAGCTGGCGTTGTAA
- a CDS encoding glucose 1-dehydrogenase encodes MAAVAKLVSSHGKKIEVIDEAHGMNSLAGRVAIVTGGASGIGRATAIALAREGAKVFVGDVRLPEENTPRFGELGIHAQLCDVRRDEEVRRLLERAVSDEGRLDIIVSNAGIGLVKQIPDVTEAEWDAVMEINFKATYLLAHHAISHLRAAGGGSIIVTASNAGLLPRAHDPVYSTSKMALIAMTRSLALCHARDRIRVNAVCPGPVGDTGMMNADLASATDRQATAARFIAASPLAQAYGRMITPEEVAQAILYLASEAAAMVTGTMIAIDGGKSLGVPPE; translated from the coding sequence ATGGCCGCAGTTGCTAAGTTAGTCTCGTCACATGGCAAAAAAATCGAAGTGATCGACGAGGCGCATGGCATGAATTCCTTGGCCGGACGCGTAGCGATTGTTACCGGTGGAGCGAGCGGCATTGGTCGGGCCACGGCAATTGCACTAGCCCGTGAAGGGGCAAAAGTCTTTGTTGGTGACGTTCGACTGCCAGAGGAGAACACGCCAAGATTTGGAGAGCTTGGCATTCACGCGCAGTTGTGCGACGTGCGACGCGATGAAGAAGTACGCCGACTTTTGGAACGGGCCGTGTCTGACGAGGGGCGGCTGGACATCATTGTCAGCAACGCCGGCATTGGTCTCGTCAAGCAAATACCGGACGTCACCGAGGCAGAATGGGACGCCGTTATGGAGATCAATTTCAAGGCGACGTACTTGCTGGCGCACCATGCTATTTCGCATCTGCGCGCAGCCGGCGGTGGTTCAATCATCGTTACCGCCAGCAACGCCGGACTGCTTCCGCGCGCGCACGATCCCGTTTATTCGACGAGCAAAATGGCTTTGATCGCGATGACCCGCAGCCTGGCCCTTTGTCACGCGCGTGATCGGATTCGGGTGAACGCCGTTTGTCCCGGTCCCGTTGGCGACACAGGCATGATGAACGCCGATCTGGCCTCGGCCACGGATCGCCAGGCTACGGCTGCGCGATTCATCGCCGCCAGTCCACTTGCCCAGGCCTATGGCCGGATGATCACGCCGGAGGAAGTGGCGCAGGCGATCCTGTACCTGGCCAGCGAGGCTGCGGCGATGGTGACCGGCACAATGATCGCGATCGACGGCGGCAAATCGCTGGGCGTGCCGCCCGAGTGA
- a CDS encoding helix-turn-helix domain-containing protein, translating to MSYEIPHELIAAFADAPALLTVAQAAKLLNMSRPGIYGLCYRAGLRHYRLGGMDKGMIRIAKDDLAALVKARQVRLAKRRRKRPAKPKNQLSQ from the coding sequence ATGAGTTACGAAATACCACATGAACTGATCGCAGCGTTTGCCGACGCCCCGGCGCTATTAACCGTGGCGCAAGCGGCAAAACTGTTGAACATGTCACGACCAGGGATTTACGGTCTTTGCTATCGCGCCGGACTACGGCATTACCGGCTAGGTGGTATGGATAAGGGAATGATCCGAATTGCCAAGGATGATCTTGCAGCACTCGTGAAGGCTCGTCAGGTGCGACTCGCCAAGCGGAGGCGAAAGCGTCCGGCTAAGCCTAAGAATCAATTATCGCAATAG
- a CDS encoding thermonuclease family protein, giving the protein MDSRQVVAVFMSLVCATIAGADVRSWSDATGKFHSEAELADFQNGVAYLKEANGRIVAVTLNRLSLDDRDYIGSTISRVEVLKGKAVGITDGDTLTLLDGQQHQVKIRLEGIDAPESHQAYGTLARKALAGKAFEKDVVVESHGQDKYGRTLGHVFIGSRWINKELVQEGWAWHYREYSKSAVLADAESEARTKHAGLWQDDKPVAPWDFRHPPAQSSVAVAQPASPSAAPTVSLKPQSSKPTDEQTVYVTKTGTKYHAPGCRHLSKSSIPIKLSDASAKYSPCSVCHPSVVKTESSDNTLTSVPSRSSSATSIDVDRNPDSEAVTGHTANGIPTYTGPRGGHYHYSKSGKKVYERKK; this is encoded by the coding sequence ATGGATTCGAGGCAAGTCGTCGCCGTTTTCATGTCATTGGTTTGCGCTACCATCGCTGGTGCCGACGTCCGTAGTTGGTCGGACGCGACAGGCAAGTTTCATTCAGAAGCGGAGCTAGCGGATTTTCAAAATGGCGTCGCCTACCTCAAGGAAGCCAATGGCCGGATCGTCGCTGTCACGCTGAATCGCCTTAGCTTAGACGACCGCGACTACATTGGATCCACGATATCTCGCGTCGAGGTCCTCAAAGGCAAGGCTGTCGGCATCACCGACGGGGATACTCTCACGTTGCTGGATGGACAGCAGCACCAGGTGAAAATCCGTCTAGAAGGGATCGATGCCCCAGAGAGCCATCAAGCGTATGGGACGCTCGCTCGGAAGGCACTAGCCGGTAAGGCCTTCGAGAAAGACGTAGTCGTAGAGTCGCACGGACAGGACAAATACGGGCGCACGTTAGGCCACGTATTCATAGGTTCGCGTTGGATCAACAAAGAGTTGGTGCAGGAGGGTTGGGCTTGGCATTACCGCGAATACTCGAAGTCTGCAGTACTCGCCGATGCGGAAAGCGAAGCACGGACCAAACACGCAGGGCTTTGGCAGGATGACAAACCAGTTGCGCCATGGGACTTTCGACACCCTCCTGCGCAATCCAGCGTCGCCGTGGCGCAACCCGCTTCGCCGTCGGCAGCTCCCACGGTTTCGCTAAAGCCGCAGTCCTCCAAACCTACTGACGAGCAAACCGTCTATGTAACGAAGACGGGTACCAAATATCATGCACCTGGATGCCGGCATCTAAGCAAGAGCAGCATTCCGATAAAGCTCTCGGACGCATCTGCCAAGTATTCACCGTGCAGTGTTTGCCACCCATCAGTGGTGAAGACAGAGAGTTCGGATAACACGCTGACCTCTGTACCGTCCCGATCATCGTCCGCAACTTCAATTGACGTTGATCGCAATCCAGACAGCGAGGCTGTAACGGGCCATACTGCAAATGGTATCCCAACGTATACTGGGCCGCGAGGTGGTCACTACCACTACAGCAAGAGCGGGAAAAAAGTCTACGAGCGCAAGAAATAG